A genomic window from Desulfonatronovibrio magnus includes:
- the queF gene encoding preQ(1) synthase, with protein sequence MRDDTSNLQLLGKTGSEYPTDVDPDILETFPNRFSERDYEVSMVTDEFTSLCPVTGQPDYGTIEVRYVPDKECVESKSLKFYLFSYRQEPTFMETVVNRILDDLVQKCRPRKMTVTGKFRARGGIAIDVSASYDI encoded by the coding sequence GTGCGAGACGATACATCTAATCTGCAGCTGCTTGGTAAAACTGGCTCTGAATATCCCACTGATGTTGACCCTGATATCCTGGAAACATTTCCCAACAGGTTTTCTGAACGAGACTATGAGGTCAGCATGGTTACGGATGAGTTTACATCTCTTTGTCCTGTTACTGGACAACCCGACTATGGTACCATTGAAGTCAGGTATGTACCGGATAAAGAGTGTGTTGAGTCAAAATCCCTGAAGTTTTATCTGTTCAGCTATCGACAGGAACCGACATTCATGGAAACTGTAGTGAACAGAATTTTGGATGATCTGGTGCAAAAATGTCGGCCCAGGAAAATGACAGTTACAGGAAAGTTCAGGGCCAGGGGGGGCATTGCTATTGATGTCAGTGCCAGTTATGATATATGA
- a CDS encoding polyprenyl synthetase family protein codes for MFEQEFQNLQDKIQEIIEPYQKICDSRLSTVFDDGSRLSRIVGYSLHAPGKRLRSVLHMLMVEALGCDLDKSIPGALSYEMAHTASLVHDDIIDNASMRRGKAPVCTEFGLDAAIVSGDALLIKAFAMIAELAKTDISRKDLLELISCTSRMGLRACQGQLLDTELSSKLQHITIKDYLRMITLKTASLIEGPCEGAAIIAGRQNVRIEAAQFGRNLGIAFQILDDSKDLFSCESSTLKGRFTDLINNKPNIYTIWALKKTSPRQKQKLQSIMSGPAPCSADADHLFQILQQSKVIDLTFRLYQHYLKKAGHALSSFPDTTGKNRLQQILAAMSSWPGRS; via the coding sequence ATGTTTGAACAAGAATTTCAAAACCTGCAGGACAAAATACAGGAAATAATCGAGCCTTATCAGAAAATATGCGATTCAAGGCTGAGCACGGTTTTTGATGATGGGAGCAGACTGAGCCGGATTGTGGGGTATTCTTTACATGCACCGGGCAAAAGGCTGCGCTCGGTTCTGCATATGCTTATGGTTGAGGCCCTGGGCTGTGACTTAGACAAATCCATTCCCGGAGCCTTAAGCTATGAAATGGCACACACTGCATCTCTGGTCCATGACGATATCATAGACAACGCCTCCATGCGCCGGGGCAAAGCTCCTGTCTGTACTGAATTTGGCCTCGACGCAGCCATTGTCTCCGGAGATGCCTTGTTGATCAAGGCCTTTGCCATGATTGCCGAGCTGGCAAAAACAGATATCTCGAGAAAGGACCTGCTTGAACTTATTTCCTGCACATCCCGGATGGGATTGAGAGCCTGCCAGGGGCAACTGCTGGACACTGAGCTGAGCAGCAAACTGCAGCATATAACCATAAAAGACTACCTGCGCATGATCACCCTTAAAACAGCCTCTCTCATTGAAGGTCCATGTGAAGGCGCAGCCATCATTGCCGGCAGACAAAATGTAAGAATTGAGGCCGCTCAATTTGGACGCAACCTGGGAATTGCATTTCAGATCCTGGATGATTCCAAAGATCTATTCTCCTGTGAAAGCTCCACATTAAAGGGCCGCTTCACAGACCTCATCAACAACAAACCCAATATCTACACTATCTGGGCATTGAAAAAAACCAGCCCCCGCCAGAAACAAAAACTGCAAAGCATAATGTCAGGGCCTGCCCCATGCAGCGCAGACGCAGATCATCTTTTCCAGATACTTCAGCAGTCAAAAGTAATAGACCTGACCTTCAGACTCTACCAGCATTATCTAAAAAAGGCAGGCCATGCCCTGTCATCTTTTCCGGACACAACAGGAAAAAACAGGCTGCAGCAGATACTTGCAGCCATGAGCTCCTGGCCAGGGCGAAGCTGA
- a CDS encoding flippase: MQKIADKISSLLPFGGGMRKIASNSVWLIMDRLIRLGGGLVVSIMLARHLGPADFGIISYALSVTAFLGSFVYLGLSGLVVKDIVQSPDDKNTILGSTIGLKMCGAVFAFLIILGLAFFSHDRGGSEFWTLIIIGSALFFKPFDTIDFWFQSRVESRFTVMARVGAFSAAALVKVVLVFLGAGLVELALAGSLEFFLTAILLVLVYRLRGNSILDWRLRLQRAKELVSRSWILLLSGFLGLIYLKVDQIMLRWIKGPEDVGIYSVASTLSEAWYFIPAVIALSFYPRLIDLKAKGQKQYEQAVQGLLDLLFAFSVFVAVGVTVAAPFFVGMLYGQEYQPAAGVLMIHIWAGVFMFMREVFNKWVLIENLLRFTVVSHGLGAVSNLALNFVLIPSMGVYGAALATLISYGFAGYFFLFLHPATINLGKMMTRSFLLPFRLILKIR, translated from the coding sequence ATGCAAAAAATTGCGGATAAAATCTCATCCCTGCTTCCCTTTGGCGGCGGGATGCGCAAGATAGCCTCCAACAGCGTGTGGCTGATCATGGACAGGCTTATTCGTCTTGGTGGCGGGCTGGTGGTAAGCATCATGCTGGCCAGGCATCTTGGCCCTGCAGATTTTGGTATTATAAGCTATGCCTTGTCTGTAACCGCTTTTTTAGGATCTTTTGTCTATCTCGGACTCAGTGGTCTTGTGGTCAAGGATATTGTGCAGAGCCCTGATGACAAGAATACCATTCTGGGTTCCACAATTGGATTGAAGATGTGCGGAGCTGTTTTTGCCTTTCTGATTATTCTGGGGCTGGCTTTTTTCAGCCATGACCGAGGCGGCAGTGAGTTCTGGACCCTGATCATTATTGGTTCAGCTCTTTTTTTCAAGCCATTTGATACTATAGACTTCTGGTTTCAATCCAGGGTTGAATCCAGGTTTACGGTTATGGCCAGGGTAGGTGCTTTTTCTGCAGCAGCTTTAGTCAAGGTTGTGCTTGTTTTTCTCGGGGCAGGACTTGTAGAGCTGGCTTTGGCCGGGAGTCTGGAATTTTTTCTGACAGCCATTTTACTGGTACTGGTCTACAGGCTGCGCGGCAACAGCATTCTGGACTGGAGACTGCGCCTGCAAAGGGCTAAGGAACTTGTCAGTCGTTCCTGGATTCTTCTCCTTTCAGGATTTTTGGGGCTGATTTATCTGAAAGTGGATCAGATCATGTTGCGCTGGATCAAAGGCCCTGAAGATGTTGGTATCTACTCTGTAGCGTCAACACTTTCTGAGGCCTGGTACTTTATTCCAGCAGTCATAGCCTTATCTTTTTATCCCAGGCTTATAGATCTCAAGGCAAAGGGGCAGAAGCAGTATGAACAGGCTGTGCAGGGCCTGCTGGATCTGCTGTTTGCTTTTTCTGTTTTTGTGGCCGTCGGGGTTACTGTTGCTGCTCCCTTTTTTGTTGGAATGCTTTACGGACAGGAATATCAACCGGCAGCAGGCGTGCTGATGATACATATCTGGGCCGGTGTTTTCATGTTCATGCGAGAAGTGTTTAACAAATGGGTCCTTATAGAAAACCTTCTAAGGTTTACTGTGGTCAGTCACGGCTTGGGAGCAGTGAGTAATCTGGCACTTAATTTTGTGCTCATTCCCTCTATGGGAGTTTACGGCGCAGCTTTGGCTACTCTTATTTCTTATGGTTTTGCAGGGTATTTTTTTCTTTTTCTGCATCCTGCCACCATCAATCTGGGAAAAATGATGACCAGATCCTTTTTATTGCCTTTTAGACTTATCTTGAAGATTAGGTAA
- a CDS encoding class I SAM-dependent methyltransferase — MQQNKKTVHNPEYDFAGYDHKRRFMSYWYQIREIVKLSPGRVLEIGIGSGQTSAFLRSQGLKVVTMDIDQKLKPDLAGSCMQIPLRTECFDVVACFQVLEHLPFEYLEQSLEEIHRITRQWAVLSLPDASRALSLTLKAPGLKNIEVLVPIPWPVREHHFDGEHFWEINKKGFGLDKVVHVMKKNFKLSSTFRSHENPYHRFFVLQKA; from the coding sequence ATGCAGCAGAATAAAAAGACAGTCCATAATCCTGAATACGATTTTGCCGGATATGATCATAAACGGCGGTTTATGAGCTACTGGTATCAGATAAGGGAAATTGTAAAACTATCTCCGGGCAGGGTGCTGGAAATAGGTATAGGGTCCGGTCAGACCAGCGCATTTTTAAGATCTCAAGGACTCAAAGTGGTGACCATGGACATTGATCAGAAGCTTAAGCCTGATCTTGCAGGGTCATGTATGCAGATACCACTTCGGACCGAATGCTTTGATGTGGTAGCCTGCTTTCAGGTATTAGAGCATTTGCCTTTTGAATATCTTGAACAAAGTCTTGAGGAAATACACAGGATAACCCGGCAATGGGCTGTTTTGTCTCTGCCGGATGCTTCCAGGGCCTTATCGCTGACTTTGAAGGCTCCAGGCCTGAAAAATATTGAGGTCCTTGTGCCCATACCCTGGCCTGTGCGTGAGCATCATTTTGATGGTGAGCATTTCTGGGAGATTAATAAAAAAGGTTTTGGTTTGGACAAGGTTGTTCATGTGATGAAAAAAAACTTCAAATTGAGCTCAACCTTTCGTTCGCATGAGAATCCCTATCACAGGTTTTTTGTCCTGCAGAAAGCATAA
- a CDS encoding dual CXXC motif small (seleno)protein has protein sequence MYCRSCNRKFSVNELSSSMSEYLEECLANIPCDRF, from the coding sequence ATCTACTGCAGGTCCTGCAATAGAAAATTCAGCGTCAATGAATTGAGCAGTTCCATGAGCGAATATCTTGAGGAATGCCTGGCCAATATACCCTGCGACCGATTTTAA
- a CDS encoding flavodoxin family protein has protein sequence MQILVLYFSKSGNTKKLAQAIANGVDSVEGASAVLRNTEEVTKDDFLNASGVIAGSPVYFGLMAAELKKVFDDFISLRKKMEGKVGAAFATSGDPTGGKETTMFSIIQVMMIYGMVIVGDPMSATGHYGTACVKEPDEKAMENGAKLGIRVAETAFKLNS, from the coding sequence ATGCAGATATTGGTATTGTATTTTTCCAAATCAGGTAATACAAAAAAGCTAGCCCAGGCCATTGCCAATGGTGTTGACTCGGTGGAGGGAGCAAGTGCGGTACTTAGAAATACTGAAGAAGTTACCAAAGATGACTTTCTCAATGCATCAGGAGTGATTGCAGGTTCTCCTGTATATTTCGGTCTGATGGCAGCTGAATTGAAGAAAGTTTTTGACGATTTTATCAGTCTTAGAAAGAAAATGGAGGGAAAGGTTGGAGCTGCCTTTGCCACATCCGGAGACCCTACTGGAGGCAAAGAAACTACCATGTTTTCCATTATTCAGGTTATGATGATTTATGGGATGGTTATTGTGGGAGATCCCATGAGTGCTACAGGTCACTATGGAACAGCCTGCGTAAAGGAGCCTGATGAAAAAGCCATGGAAAACGGGGCCAAGCTGGGTATAAGGGTTGCTGAAACAGCCTTTAAGCTGAATTCCTAA